The following proteins are encoded in a genomic region of Verrucomicrobiia bacterium:
- the infA gene encoding translation initiation factor IF-1 produces the protein MAKEETIQVEGKVIEPLPNAMFRVELDNGHQVLAHISGKMRMNYIRILPGDKVTVELSPYDLTRGRIVYRYK, from the coding sequence ATGGCGAAAGAGGAGACCATTCAAGTTGAAGGCAAGGTCATCGAACCCTTGCCGAACGCCATGTTTAGAGTGGAACTGGACAACGGACATCAGGTGCTGGCCCATATTTCCGGAAAGATGCGGATGAACTACATCCGCATTCTCCCGGGGGACAAGGTAACCGTGGAGCTTTCCCCCTACGATTTGACCCGTGGGCGGATTGTCTACCGCTACAAGTGA
- the map gene encoding type I methionyl aminopeptidase → MVELKSKREIEKMREAGRIVAETLELLKKEVKPGVRTKELDRLAEAFIRSRGAEPAFKGYRGYPASICVSIDDEVVHGIPGERAIREGQVVSLDVGCVKEGYYADGAFSLAVGKVPEKVIRLLQIAEESLYCAIDFFRVGNRLGDVSSAVERKVEENNFSVVRDLVGHGIGRQMHEEPVVPNFGQPGTGMEIKPGLVVAIEPMVNLGDWPVETKKDGWTIVTKDGEVSVHFEHTVAATEEGPLVLTKL, encoded by the coding sequence ATGGTTGAATTGAAATCGAAACGGGAAATAGAAAAAATGCGGGAGGCCGGCCGGATCGTGGCGGAGACCCTCGAGTTGCTCAAAAAAGAAGTGAAACCGGGGGTGAGAACGAAGGAGCTGGACCGGCTGGCAGAGGCGTTCATCCGTTCCCGCGGGGCTGAGCCGGCCTTCAAGGGATACAGAGGGTATCCCGCCTCCATTTGCGTTTCCATCGACGACGAAGTGGTGCACGGCATCCCGGGGGAGCGCGCGATCCGGGAGGGACAGGTCGTTTCGCTGGATGTGGGCTGCGTGAAAGAGGGGTACTATGCGGATGGGGCCTTTTCCCTGGCGGTCGGCAAAGTGCCGGAGAAAGTGATCCGCCTCTTGCAAATCGCCGAGGAATCGTTATATTGTGCAATTGATTTTTTTCGGGTGGGAAACCGCCTCGGAGACGTGTCTTCCGCGGTTGAGCGGAAGGTGGAGGAGAATAATTTTTCGGTCGTGCGGGATCTGGTCGGCCACGGCATTGGCCGGCAGATGCACGAGGAACCGGTCGTGCCGAACTTCGGACAGCCCGGCACGGGAATGGAAATCAAACCGGGGCTGGTCGTGGCCATCGAACCGATGGTGAATTTAGGCGACTGGCCGGTGGAAACCAAAAAAGACGGCTGGACCATCGTCACCAAAGATGGGGAAGTCTCCGTTCATTTTGAACACACCGTGGCAGCCACCGAAGAGGGTCCTCTGGTTTTGACGAAGTTATAG
- the secY gene encoding preprotein translocase subunit SecY, translating to MLSAVGSIFKIKELRDRLLFTVALLVVYRIGGHIPAPGIDAQALSQFFATGGGGGLFGLYDLFVGGAFVKMSIFALGIMPYISASIIMQLLTAVVPYFQRLQKEGEEGRKKIVQYSRYGTVLLALAQSAGTAQYLAAQSAGGLPIVPNPGVGFTLLTMLTFTAGTIFIMWLGEQITDKGIGNGISLIIFIGIVARFFPGLIQEVEELFAGRRNLFSELLLIVIMVGMIAAVVAVTRAQRRIPVQYAKRVVGRKIYGGQSTHIPLSVNTAGIIPIIFAQSIMFAPTTLATFIPIEGVVDAVNTIFAPGGFTYSLIYGLLIVFFAYFYTAIVFNPIDLADNMRKGGGFIPGIRPGKKTSEYIDRVLTRITLPGAIFFALIAIIPEILIRQFGITFYFGGTSVLIVVGVALDTLQQIESHLLMRHYEGFMKKGRIRGRSMVG from the coding sequence ATGCTTAGCGCCGTCGGCTCGATTTTCAAAATCAAGGAGCTGCGCGACCGGTTGCTTTTCACGGTCGCGCTTTTGGTCGTATACCGCATCGGCGGGCACATCCCGGCCCCCGGCATCGACGCACAGGCCCTCTCCCAGTTTTTCGCCACCGGCGGGGGGGGCGGGCTTTTTGGGCTCTACGATTTGTTCGTCGGGGGGGCCTTCGTCAAGATGTCGATTTTTGCCTTGGGGATCATGCCCTACATTTCCGCTTCCATCATTATGCAGCTTTTGACCGCCGTCGTGCCTTATTTTCAGCGGCTGCAAAAAGAGGGGGAGGAGGGGCGCAAGAAAATCGTGCAGTACAGCCGTTACGGCACCGTGCTTCTGGCGCTGGCCCAGTCGGCGGGGACGGCGCAGTATTTGGCGGCCCAGTCCGCCGGCGGGTTGCCGATCGTTCCCAATCCGGGCGTCGGCTTCACCCTTTTGACCATGCTCACTTTCACGGCGGGGACCATCTTCATCATGTGGCTGGGGGAGCAGATCACCGACAAGGGGATCGGCAACGGGATTTCGCTCATCATTTTCATCGGCATCGTCGCCCGTTTCTTCCCGGGCCTCATCCAGGAAGTCGAGGAGCTTTTCGCCGGACGCAGGAATCTTTTTTCCGAACTGCTTTTAATCGTGATCATGGTCGGCATGATCGCCGCCGTGGTGGCGGTCACCCGCGCCCAGCGCCGGATTCCGGTGCAGTACGCCAAGCGGGTGGTGGGGCGGAAGATTTACGGCGGGCAGTCCACCCATATTCCCCTTTCAGTCAACACCGCGGGGATCATTCCCATCATTTTTGCCCAGTCAATCATGTTCGCCCCGACGACTTTGGCCACGTTCATCCCGATCGAAGGGGTGGTGGATGCCGTCAATACAATTTTTGCGCCGGGCGGTTTCACCTACTCCCTCATCTACGGCCTTTTGATCGTTTTCTTCGCCTACTTTTACACGGCGATCGTTTTCAACCCGATTGATTTGGCGGACAACATGCGCAAGGGGGGCGGCTTCATCCCCGGCATCCGCCCCGGCAAAAAGACCTCCGAATACATCGATCGGGTTTTGACCCGCATCACGCTACCCGGGGCGATATTTTTCGCCCTCATCGCCATCATACCGGAAATTTTAATCCGCCAGTTCGGCATCACCTTCTACTTCGGCGGCACCTCCGTTCTTATCGTTGTCGGCGTCGCCCTGGACACCCTCCAGCAAATTGAGTCCCATCTTTTGATGCGACACTATGAAGGGTTTATGAAGAAGGGGCGGATTCGCGGCAGGAGCATGGTCGGCTGA
- a CDS encoding adenylate kinase, with protein MQAVLLGPPGSGKGTQAAMLSERLGFRHLATGDILREEVRNKTKLGIEAKAYMDKGELVPDKLILEMVSSHLEPGKGYLWDGFPRTEAQAVGLDALLAVRNLSVDLAVLLEVPDEVIIRRISGRLFCPGCGANYHRESLPPKKAEVCDSCGGKLETRADDRPEVVARRLKVYREQTAPVTGYYEAQNKLVRLNGNQPPDKVTAELAAILQKAQRFSSKIDG; from the coding sequence ATGCAGGCCGTGCTTCTGGGGCCGCCCGGCTCCGGCAAGGGGACGCAGGCCGCAATGCTCTCCGAACGCTTGGGTTTCCGCCATTTGGCCACCGGCGACATACTGCGGGAAGAAGTCAGAAACAAAACCAAACTGGGAATCGAGGCCAAGGCCTATATGGACAAAGGGGAATTGGTGCCGGACAAGCTGATTCTGGAGATGGTTTCCTCCCACTTGGAACCGGGGAAGGGATATTTGTGGGACGGTTTTCCCCGCACGGAGGCGCAGGCGGTCGGGCTGGACGCCCTTTTGGCGGTGCGGAACTTGTCCGTTGATTTGGCCGTTTTGTTGGAGGTGCCGGACGAGGTGATCATCCGCCGGATTTCCGGCCGGCTTTTCTGCCCCGGCTGCGGCGCCAACTACCACCGGGAGTCCCTGCCGCCGAAAAAGGCGGAGGTTTGCGATTCCTGCGGCGGCAAGCTCGAGACCCGGGCCGATGACCGCCCGGAAGTGGTGGCCAGGCGGTTGAAGGTGTACAGGGAACAAACCGCTCCCGTGACCGGTTATTACGAAGCGCAAAACAAACTCGTCCGCCTGAACGGAAACCAGCCGCCGGACAAAGTTACCGCCGAACTGGCGGCGATTTTGCAAAAGGCCCAACGCTTTTCATCCAAAATTGATGGTTGA